A window of Daphnia pulicaria isolate SC F1-1A chromosome 10, SC_F0-13Bv2, whole genome shotgun sequence contains these coding sequences:
- the LOC124314604 gene encoding uncharacterized protein LOC124314604 produces MSRNVYYWWTALVAILATVGPPLLCDGLKVTGFRVPSLALYGSDVELDCAFSAARNAKLYSVKWYQNHEEFYRYMFAERTPVTAFTRPGINVDLARSNNSRVTLKSVNFNSSATFRCEVSADEPDFETVYRRANMTVIQVSEDGPLINGLRDQYELNEQLNVNCTSPSITPSIGSHQTKLSWQLNRQTVEGQTVQMQSSDPSQTVINLRLILTDRHFDAKTGLLRLNCSLAVGRPSSAVYFNRSLELSAALMHPTTVLDPRPTQRSSKSGKDSRSASYSSGGRRQFRLSLVTFLAVIPYALWTWCCC; encoded by the exons ATGAGCAGGAATGTCTATTATTGGTGGACGGCGCTGGTTGCCATTTTGGCGACTGTCGGCCCGCCGCTGTTGTGCGACGGCCTCAAAGTGACGGGATTCCGGGTGCCCAGTCTGGCCCTGTACGGCTCCGACGTCGAGCTGGACTGCGCCTTCAGCGCCGCTCGCAATGCCAAACTCTACTCGGTCAAGTGGTACCAGAATCACGAGGAATTCTACCGATACATGTTCGCAGAGCGGACGCCCGTCACGGCCTTCACCCGGCCCGGAATCAACGTCGAT TTGGCGCGATCGAACAATAGTCGAGTGACGCTGAAATCTGTCAACTTCAACTCGTCGGCCACTTTTCGG TGCGAGGTATCGGCGGACGAGCCCGACTTCGAGACCGTTTATCGTCGAGCCAACATGACTGTCATCC AGGTTTCCGAAGACGGTCCGCTCATCAACGGCCTGCGGGATCAATACGAACTGAACGAGCAACTCAACGTTAATTGCACGTCGCCGTCCATCACGCCCAGCATCGGCAGCCACCAGACCAAACTCTCCTGGCAGCTCAATCGTCAAACC GTGGAGGGACAGACGGTGCAGATGCAATCGTCCGATCCGTCGCAGACTGTCATCAACTTGCGTTTGATCCTGACGGATCGCCACTTTGACGCCAAGACGGGCCTGCTCCGCCTCAACTGCTCACTGGCCGTCGGCCGGCCCAGCAGCGCCGTTTACTTCAATCGCAGCCTGGAACTCAGCGCCGCCCTGATGCACCCGACCACCGTCCTCGATCCTCGACCAACTCAACGCTCCTCAAAGAGCGGCAAAGACTCCCGTTCCGCCTCCTACTCTTCCG GTGGCCGGCGACAGTTTCGACTTTCACTCGTCACATTCCTGGCCGTCATTCCCTACGCCCTTTGGacgtggtgctgctgctga